Below is a genomic region from Enoplosus armatus isolate fEnoArm2 chromosome 10, fEnoArm2.hap1, whole genome shotgun sequence.
GCCACGCGTCATAAAGGATCAACAGGTACAGAGCCctgatacagagacagagacatcaATCACAACTGTAAGCtgtcaaatgtatttgtattttattcatcaAGAAACTGAAATACACAGCTACTGTTTAATCAGTTTTCAAAGTGTACTATGTCTTTTTCAAAATGCACAGGAAAGCCTTGTTCACATTTGATTGCAATTCTCCTAGTGCGAGATCGACCACTGTACTCGCACCTGGGATGTCTGGCCTGCTGGTTTTGCAGTGTACAGACAACAATGCTGAAGGGTTGGAGGCTTTTGGTCATCTCACCATATGGCTCTCCTGCGCGCTCACAGATGGTTTTGATTATGTTGGTGGTGGCTTGGATGAAGGTATTGGTCTCCTTACACTCATTGCTGCCGGTTTTGGAGATGCCTCTTTGTCGTATCTCACTGCTACAGCGCGCAGCACTCATCTGGCCTTTGACATGCTGATTTATAAACTTTCTGTAACGAAGAGAGACGCTGGCATCCTGAGAGAGCACAGAAGCGGAAAGCAGCAGCAAGCAAGCAAATTGGATCCTCATGATTCCTTGGTGAAGAAAATGAGGGGAAAGCATAGGTGAGTACTTTTCAATATTGAAGCTATGATTTTTATCTTCTATATGCAAATGCATTAATTTCATGAGGCTGTGGTTGTAGTAACTGAATATTGTTCATATATGATCAGCTTGTTGGTTTacaaacatttttgtaaataaaacaggATAATAAATACATCTTTCTGAATGTTGAAACTTATTCAGAATTGTCAAGAGTGTTACACTTGACAAGagctgaaaacaatgaaatctATGGACCCTTTAAGTcccatatttctttttaaatattgtgcGAACAaggtaataaa
It encodes:
- the LOC139291706 gene encoding ribonuclease-like 3, which translates into the protein MRIQFACLLLLSASVLSQDASVSLRYRKFINQHVKGQMSAARCSSEIRQRGISKTGSNECKETNTFIQATTNIIKTICERAGEPYGEMTKSLQPFSIVVCTLQNQQARHPRCEYSGRSRTRRIAIKCEQGFPVHFEKDIVHFEN